A stretch of the Synechocystis sp. PCC 7338 genome encodes the following:
- a CDS encoding GNAT family N-acetyltransferase yields the protein MRFKELTYPAYQSHLLHISEDNSWIAFGLEIGSNPVGLILAKDAIYEEKKVAEICSLFVIPEYRQRGIGTALLQSLENELIHRSCEKVSLGYLDNPNQVFIEQMLASCHWEKSTKTALICYGNTKKIQNASLLRNFEKLSAKFPVEFSLFPWSNLTEVDVEAIKAKIDTDPLIKKFNPFIESKKLESLNSLGLRYKNEIIGWIITHRIAPDTIRYTQMFVDPAFQPLSRSLIMLATAINIQVGAIPEIPKATFRVDVDNTPMINFVQRRLAPHLDDLKYAWRASKALIA from the coding sequence ATACGCTTTAAAGAATTAACCTACCCAGCCTATCAATCTCATCTCTTACACATCTCTGAGGATAACTCTTGGATTGCTTTCGGTCTAGAAATTGGGAGTAATCCTGTTGGTCTCATTCTGGCTAAAGATGCTATTTACGAGGAAAAAAAAGTTGCCGAGATTTGTTCGCTATTTGTCATTCCCGAATATCGTCAACGGGGAATCGGTACTGCGCTACTGCAATCGTTGGAAAATGAACTAATACATCGTAGTTGTGAAAAAGTGTCCTTGGGTTATCTCGATAATCCCAATCAGGTATTTATCGAACAAATGCTTGCGAGTTGTCATTGGGAAAAGTCGACAAAAACAGCGTTGATTTGCTATGGAAATACAAAAAAAATTCAGAATGCAAGTCTTTTGAGAAATTTTGAAAAACTATCTGCTAAATTTCCTGTTGAATTTTCACTTTTCCCTTGGTCTAACCTCACTGAAGTAGACGTAGAAGCAATTAAAGCCAAAATAGATACTGATCCACTCATTAAAAAGTTTAATCCTTTTATTGAAAGTAAAAAATTAGAATCTCTCAACAGCTTGGGACTACGTTATAAAAATGAAATTATTGGTTGGATCATTACCCACCGCATTGCCCCTGATACCATTCGCTACACTCAGATGTTTGTTGATCCAGCTTTTCAACCCCTGAGTCGAAGCTTGATTATGCTTGCCACAGCTATCAACATTCAAGTTGGGGCAATACCTGAAATTCCTAAGGCAACATTTCGTGTAGATGTTGATAACACTCCCATGATCAACTTTGTTCAGCGTCGTCTTGCTCCTCATCTCGACGATCTTAAGTATGCGTGGCGAGCTTCCAAAGCTTTGATAGCATAA
- a CDS encoding peptidase domain-containing ABC transporter, with the protein MAKYQWIQQQSGEDCAAASLAIIAKHYGRNIRINKIRSLVGTRQGGTTLLGLKYGAQELGFITSAIQAEPEILDELDEWTLPAIIFWKGYHFVVLYGQEKDKYVISDPAIGVRYLDRQEVIKGWQGGMMLLLEPDPKGFISQFDEEPVHPVDNLLKRLWEYREIFSKLLPLNLAVGIFSLSTPLLLKFLTDSVLTKSDSQRLTWVALGVIVIAVVNAICSFLQSNLVASFAEELQKGLKLEFGLQILNLPITYHEARRSGTAIRRLSDIQRINLLVSQLVIDLPIKAFIGLVALGFIVFYSWQLAVIVAAIGVIMTLSTIAFQPIVRQTTYRSITMAGENAGLLAESFNGALTTKTTTASPQLWLEIQHRLQREFKLNYRTAQIRIINNTFSQLMAGVGTVIMLWYGSVLVFGNQLSIGQLIAIYGLQQSFLSLITTLVQFFIDFTQVKAITRLLAELFEYEPENQGDDLKDSIEIYPQDDIDCQNISFYYPGRIKLIEDLSVTIPGGKVVGFIGKSGCGKSTLAKILTGLYSVQAGEINIGNHSFGNFSLICLRKQVVLVSQDAFFFHRSIIDNFRLSSPDVTLAKVIAACKIAQAHEFISQFPEQYETILGAVAANISGGQKQRLAIARAIVNDPPILILDESTANLDPMTEAEVLTNLLTKRQGKTTILISHRPKVINCADWIIFLQSGKVKFSNTIENFRSEFGNASDFLSP; encoded by the coding sequence ATGGCTAAATATCAGTGGATTCAGCAACAAAGTGGCGAGGACTGCGCGGCGGCAAGTTTGGCCATCATTGCAAAACATTACGGACGTAACATCAGAATCAATAAAATTAGATCGCTGGTGGGGACTCGGCAAGGGGGAACCACCTTACTTGGGCTTAAATATGGGGCCCAGGAACTTGGATTTATTACCTCAGCCATCCAAGCAGAACCCGAAATCCTTGATGAGCTTGATGAATGGACTTTACCGGCGATTATTTTTTGGAAAGGCTATCATTTTGTTGTTTTGTACGGGCAGGAAAAAGATAAATATGTCATTTCAGATCCGGCGATCGGAGTGCGCTATCTAGACCGCCAAGAGGTAATTAAGGGTTGGCAGGGGGGCATGATGCTCCTATTAGAGCCAGATCCCAAAGGATTTATCTCTCAATTTGATGAAGAGCCGGTTCATCCCGTCGATAATCTCTTAAAGCGACTGTGGGAATATCGAGAAATTTTCAGCAAATTATTGCCACTAAATTTAGCTGTTGGTATTTTTTCCCTATCCACACCCTTATTACTTAAATTTTTAACAGATAGTGTTCTGACTAAATCAGATAGTCAAAGATTAACCTGGGTTGCCCTTGGCGTTATTGTGATTGCGGTGGTTAATGCTATTTGTTCATTTTTACAATCGAATCTCGTTGCATCGTTTGCAGAAGAATTACAAAAAGGTCTCAAACTAGAATTTGGCTTACAAATCTTGAATTTGCCCATTACCTACCATGAAGCCCGACGCAGTGGTACGGCAATTCGTCGTCTTTCCGATATTCAACGCATTAATTTATTAGTTTCTCAGTTAGTTATAGATCTGCCCATTAAAGCCTTTATCGGTCTTGTGGCCCTTGGTTTTATCGTCTTTTATAGTTGGCAGTTAGCGGTAATCGTAGCGGCGATCGGGGTCATTATGACCTTATCAACCATTGCTTTTCAGCCCATTGTTCGCCAGACGACCTACCGTTCTATTACCATGGCGGGGGAAAATGCTGGACTCCTAGCTGAATCATTTAATGGAGCTTTGACAACCAAAACAACGACTGCTTCTCCCCAATTATGGCTGGAAATTCAACATCGCTTACAACGGGAATTTAAGCTCAATTACCGCACGGCTCAAATTCGCATTATCAATAATACCTTTTCCCAATTGATGGCGGGGGTGGGCACAGTCATTATGCTTTGGTATGGCAGTGTTTTGGTTTTTGGTAATCAACTTAGTATTGGTCAACTTATTGCCATTTACGGTCTGCAACAAAGTTTTTTATCATTGATTACAACTTTAGTACAATTTTTCATTGACTTTACCCAAGTTAAAGCTATTACTAGACTCCTGGCGGAATTATTTGAGTATGAACCAGAAAATCAAGGGGATGATCTCAAGGACTCCATTGAAATTTATCCCCAGGACGACATTGATTGTCAAAATATTAGCTTTTACTATCCCGGTCGAATCAAGTTGATAGAAGACCTGTCCGTTACCATCCCCGGCGGTAAAGTTGTCGGCTTTATCGGAAAATCAGGCTGTGGAAAAAGTACCTTAGCAAAAATCTTGACTGGTCTTTATTCAGTGCAAGCTGGAGAAATTAATATTGGGAACCATAGCTTCGGGAATTTTTCTTTGATTTGCTTACGAAAACAGGTTGTGCTGGTTTCCCAGGATGCCTTTTTCTTCCATCGTTCTATTATTGACAACTTTCGTTTAAGTTCACCCGATGTTACCTTAGCAAAAGTGATAGCAGCCTGTAAAATTGCCCAAGCCCATGAATTTATCAGTCAATTTCCCGAACAATATGAAACAATTCTCGGTGCAGTGGCGGCAAATATTTCTGGGGGACAAAAACAACGCTTGGCGATCGCCAGGGCAATTGTAAACGATCCCCCCATTCTGATTTTGGATGAGTCGACAGCCAATCTCGATCCTATGACCGAAGCTGAAGTACTAACTAATTTGCTTACCAAACGTCAAGGAAAAACTACGATTCTAATTAGCCATCGCCCTAAGGTTATCAATTGTGCAGATTGGATTATTTTTTTGCAATCAGGAAAAGTAAAATTTAGCAATACAATAGAAAATTTTCGTTCTGAATTTGGAAATGCTTCTGATTTTTTATCTCCTTAA
- a CDS encoding diacylglycerol/polyprenol kinase family protein, whose protein sequence is MGIEQNSPMDLSLWMAVGLAATYLGAVVLTAELLNRLSPSPAEVTRKIVHIGAGQVVLIAWWLDIPGWVGAIAGVFAAGIALLSYRLPILPSLESVGRHSYGTLFYALSIGLLVGGFFSVGLPVFAAIGILVMAWGDGMAALVGQKWGRHRYEVFGFRKSWEGTLVMVLASFLVTVALLGYTFGFTASCFVVAGMVAIASAGLESFSRWGIDNLTVPMGSALIAFGGSYLWLG, encoded by the coding sequence ATGGGCATCGAGCAAAATAGTCCTATGGATTTGTCCCTCTGGATGGCGGTGGGGCTAGCGGCAACTTATCTAGGGGCTGTGGTGTTAACGGCGGAACTGCTTAACCGTCTTTCCCCCAGTCCAGCGGAGGTAACCCGCAAAATTGTCCACATCGGCGCAGGGCAGGTGGTATTAATTGCCTGGTGGTTAGACATTCCCGGTTGGGTGGGGGCGATCGCCGGTGTTTTTGCCGCTGGCATTGCATTGCTGTCCTATCGTTTACCAATTTTACCCAGCTTGGAAAGTGTTGGCCGTCATAGTTACGGCACTTTGTTTTACGCCCTGAGCATTGGCCTATTGGTGGGGGGATTTTTCTCTGTGGGGCTGCCGGTGTTTGCGGCGATCGGCATTTTAGTCATGGCCTGGGGCGATGGAATGGCGGCCCTGGTGGGACAAAAATGGGGACGTCACCGCTACGAAGTCTTTGGTTTCCGCAAAAGTTGGGAAGGCACTCTCGTCATGGTGTTGGCTAGTTTTTTGGTCACAGTTGCACTCCTGGGTTACACCTTTGGCTTCACAGCTAGTTGCTTCGTTGTTGCCGGGATGGTGGCGATCGCCAGTGCGGGGCTGGAGAGCTTTTCCCGTTGGGGCATTGATAACCTAACTGTTCCCATGGGCAGTGCTTTGATCGCCTTTGGCGGTAGTTATCTCTGGCTGGGATAA
- a CDS encoding M20 family metallopeptidase, which produces MVIALPQPVNLPSTNVRLSIQALHGQLIQWRRQLHQYPELGFQEQLTAARIAETLTKLGIPHTPGIAKTGIMAVVDSGKPGPVLAIRADMDALPVTEENEVDYRSLHPGKMHACGHDGHTAIALGTAQYLAEHRDSFRGQVKFLFQPAEEGPGGAKPMIEAGVLENPAVDAIVGLHLWNDLPVGTVGIKPGPVMAAVEHFECQLFGQGGHGAMPHQTVDTLVISAQIVMALQGIVARNLNPLQSAVVTVGQLQSGTAFNVIPDSAYFRGTVRYFDPSFAGYFARRIEEIIKGICQSHGANYQFTYENIYPPVVNDRRLADLVRSAAADVLLTDDHLQPDYQTLAGEDMSFFLQAVPGCYFLLGSANSDLGLDYPHHHPRFNFDEAVLPVGVELFVRCVERFCNA; this is translated from the coding sequence ATGGTTATTGCCCTTCCCCAGCCGGTTAATTTACCCAGCACTAATGTCCGTTTGTCCATCCAAGCGCTACACGGTCAATTGATCCAATGGCGACGGCAATTGCATCAATACCCAGAATTGGGCTTTCAAGAGCAGTTAACGGCGGCCCGCATTGCCGAAACTCTTACTAAGCTAGGGATTCCCCACACTCCAGGCATTGCCAAAACCGGCATTATGGCAGTGGTTGACAGTGGTAAACCAGGGCCCGTGTTGGCCATCCGGGCCGATATGGATGCTCTGCCGGTGACAGAAGAAAATGAAGTGGATTACCGTTCCCTCCACCCAGGCAAAATGCACGCCTGCGGCCACGACGGTCACACGGCGATCGCCTTGGGGACAGCGCAATATTTGGCGGAACATCGGGATAGCTTTCGGGGGCAGGTAAAATTCTTATTTCAGCCAGCGGAGGAAGGCCCCGGCGGTGCCAAACCCATGATTGAGGCGGGGGTGTTGGAAAATCCAGCCGTGGATGCCATTGTGGGCCTACATCTGTGGAACGATTTGCCCGTGGGCACGGTGGGCATCAAACCAGGGCCAGTGATGGCAGCGGTGGAACATTTTGAATGTCAACTGTTCGGTCAGGGGGGCCACGGAGCCATGCCCCACCAAACTGTTGATACCCTGGTGATTAGTGCACAGATTGTCATGGCCTTGCAAGGCATTGTGGCCCGTAATTTAAATCCCCTCCAGTCCGCCGTGGTCACCGTGGGGCAGTTGCAATCCGGTACGGCCTTTAACGTCATCCCCGACAGTGCCTATTTCCGGGGTACAGTGCGCTACTTTGACCCCAGTTTTGCGGGCTATTTTGCCCGACGCATCGAAGAAATTATCAAGGGCATTTGCCAGAGTCACGGGGCTAACTACCAATTCACCTACGAAAATATCTATCCCCCCGTGGTCAACGATCGCCGTTTGGCGGATTTAGTGCGATCGGCGGCGGCGGATGTGTTACTCACCGATGACCATCTACAACCGGATTATCAAACCCTAGCAGGGGAAGATATGTCATTTTTCCTCCAGGCAGTGCCAGGTTGTTACTTCCTTTTAGGGTCTGCCAATAGCGACCTTGGTTTGGACTATCCCCACCACCATCCCCGCTTCAATTTTGATGAGGCAGTATTGCCAGTGGGGGTAGAGTTATTTGTCCGTTGTGTGGAACGGTTTTGCAATGCCTAG
- a CDS encoding iron uptake porin — translation MLKKLSLVWGLGALMAIAGGEGEALAEPVDKMERWEFGQSLEDMNPMGQITSVSELRDVQPTAWAYEALKTLVERYGCIVGYPDRTFRGDRALSRWEFAAGLNACINVMERLIQENVAVLREDVDKLKRLAQEFQGELAALGTRIDNLEVRTAYLEDHQFSTTTKLSGQVVTALSGIVSGDKNNGTESITRNTTLGYRTRLELNTSFRGDDDLFIRLSSGNLEDYGPIAGTFQPVLGATEPEDGNLSNSVLYYTFPATENIRLWAMGAGGAFDDFTNTINVLDGDGAFGALTAFGTRSPIYFLGEGTGAALQGTWDKLQFSLGYLAPAGNDPSQGEGLFNGSFGTIAQLNYDFSDNLTLALTYGYGYNTLDTSTGSQRSNFRYFTETTFGEAAKTSHNAYGAAFSWQLSDHFVLGGWGGLTKARTLNSIDLVDASIGRGSLDIWNWAVTLAFPDIIKEGNMAGIIVGMQPWVSSSSIVFPDDVTSTDIDSSLHLEGFFQWAVNDNLSITPGIVVVPNADYNNANGTLVMGVIRTTFSF, via the coding sequence ATGTTAAAAAAACTGTCACTAGTGTGGGGTTTAGGTGCCCTGATGGCGATCGCCGGGGGAGAGGGAGAAGCTTTAGCCGAACCAGTCGACAAGATGGAGCGTTGGGAGTTCGGTCAATCCTTGGAAGATATGAATCCAATGGGACAAATCACTTCCGTCTCGGAGCTCAGAGATGTGCAGCCCACCGCCTGGGCCTACGAAGCATTGAAAACTTTAGTGGAGCGCTATGGTTGCATCGTTGGTTACCCTGACCGGACTTTTCGCGGCGATCGGGCCCTATCCCGTTGGGAGTTTGCTGCGGGGCTAAATGCCTGCATCAACGTGATGGAGCGGTTAATCCAGGAAAACGTAGCGGTTTTACGGGAAGACGTTGATAAGCTGAAACGCTTAGCTCAAGAATTTCAGGGAGAATTAGCGGCCCTGGGAACCCGCATCGATAATCTGGAAGTCCGCACAGCTTACTTAGAAGATCATCAATTTTCCACCACCACCAAATTAAGTGGGCAGGTGGTAACCGCCCTGAGCGGCATTGTCAGCGGCGACAAAAATAATGGCACTGAATCGATCACCAGAAATACCACCTTGGGTTACCGCACCCGCCTGGAGCTCAATACAAGCTTTCGGGGAGATGACGATCTGTTCATTCGTCTATCCAGTGGCAATTTAGAAGACTATGGCCCCATCGCCGGTACTTTTCAGCCAGTGTTAGGGGCAACGGAACCGGAAGATGGCAACCTCAGCAACAGTGTTTTGTACTATACTTTTCCTGCCACGGAAAATATTCGTCTGTGGGCCATGGGAGCCGGGGGGGCTTTCGACGATTTCACCAATACCATTAACGTGTTGGACGGGGATGGAGCCTTTGGAGCGTTGACGGCCTTTGGTACCCGTAGCCCTATCTATTTTCTAGGGGAAGGCACCGGGGCGGCCCTCCAGGGCACCTGGGATAAATTACAATTCAGCCTTGGTTACCTGGCCCCCGCTGGTAATGATCCTTCCCAGGGAGAAGGACTATTCAACGGTAGTTTTGGCACGATCGCCCAGTTAAACTACGACTTCAGTGACAATCTGACCCTAGCTTTAACCTATGGCTATGGCTACAATACCCTGGACACCAGCACTGGTAGCCAGCGCTCTAACTTCCGCTACTTCACCGAAACCACCTTTGGCGAAGCAGCCAAAACTTCCCACAACGCCTATGGAGCCGCTTTTTCTTGGCAATTAAGTGACCATTTTGTCCTGGGAGGCTGGGGAGGCCTTACCAAAGCCCGCACCCTCAACTCCATTGATCTGGTAGATGCCAGCATTGGTAGGGGCAGTTTAGACATTTGGAATTGGGCAGTGACTTTGGCTTTCCCCGACATTATCAAGGAAGGTAACATGGCAGGGATTATTGTGGGCATGCAACCCTGGGTGAGCAGTAGTTCCATCGTCTTTCCCGATGACGTTACCAGCACCGACATTGACAGTTCCCTCCACCTAGAAGGGTTTTTCCAGTGGGCCGTGAATGACAATCTTTCCATTACCCCGGGCATTGTAGTGGTGCCCAATGCTGATTACAACAACGCCAATGGCACCCTGGTGATGGGGGTGATTCGTACCACTTTCAGCTTCTAG
- a CDS encoding photosystem I reaction center protein subunit XI, with amino-acid sequence MAESNQVVQAYNGDPFVGHLSTPISDSAFTRTFIGNLPAYRKGLSPILRGLEVGMAHGYFLIGPWTLLGPLRDSEYQYIGGLIGALALILVATAALSSYGLVTFQGDQGTGDTLQTADGWSQFAAGFFVGGMGGAFVAYFLLENLSVVDGIFRGLFN; translated from the coding sequence ATGGCTGAATCTAACCAAGTTGTACAAGCCTATAACGGCGATCCTTTTGTGGGGCACCTTTCCACCCCCATTTCCGACTCCGCTTTTACCCGCACTTTTATCGGTAACTTACCCGCCTACCGCAAGGGTCTTTCCCCCATCCTCAGAGGTTTGGAAGTGGGTATGGCCCACGGCTACTTTCTGATTGGCCCCTGGACCCTGCTCGGCCCCCTGCGGGATTCTGAGTACCAGTACATTGGTGGTCTGATCGGAGCTTTGGCTTTGATCCTGGTGGCCACCGCTGCCCTTAGTAGCTATGGTTTAGTTACTTTCCAAGGGGACCAGGGTACCGGCGACACTCTGCAAACAGCCGATGGTTGGAGCCAATTTGCCGCTGGCTTTTTTGTAGGTGGTATGGGAGGTGCCTTTGTGGCTTACTTCCTGCTGGAAAACCTCAGCGTTGTGGATGGGATTTTCCGGGGTCTATTTAACTAA
- a CDS encoding photosystem I reaction center subunit VIII: protein MDGSYAASYLPWILIPMVGWLFPAVTMGLLFIHIESEG, encoded by the coding sequence ATGGACGGTTCCTACGCTGCATCTTACCTGCCTTGGATTTTGATTCCTATGGTGGGTTGGTTATTCCCTGCTGTGACCATGGGGTTGCTTTTCATTCACATTGAAAGTGAAGGTTAG
- the murG gene encoding undecaprenyldiphospho-muramoylpentapeptide beta-N-acetylglucosaminyltransferase, which produces MTEPIRLLIAASGTGGHLFPALAMAQKLPDYEITWLGVPDRLENTLVPRQYPLETIPVEGFQGRPSLKTVKIGWNLLRSVFTVRKLIKSKQINAVATTGGYIAAPAIVAAKLCGIPVIFHESNFIPGKVTTWLGRWCNKVAIGFRGTAKYLPNCTTVWISTPVREQFCQPQPLDLSIPAGRRLIVVAGGSQGAVTVNQKVRSCVPAWVNAGAFIVHLTGKNDPEAVTFSHDHYLSLEFFDNMAALLQRADLAISRAGAGTLTELAVTQTPSILIPYPFAAENHQMYNAQVFVDAGAALMFAQKSLTAAQLEQAGLELLQNPEKLATMAKAADPLADLDSAEQLAAIVRASVEKSR; this is translated from the coding sequence ATGACTGAACCGATTCGTTTACTAATTGCCGCCAGTGGCACGGGGGGGCATCTTTTTCCGGCTCTGGCCATGGCTCAAAAGTTACCGGACTATGAAATTACCTGGTTGGGGGTGCCCGATCGCCTGGAGAATACATTGGTGCCCCGACAATATCCCCTCGAAACTATCCCGGTGGAAGGTTTCCAGGGGCGGCCCAGCTTAAAAACAGTCAAAATTGGCTGGAACCTGTTGCGGTCGGTATTTACAGTCAGAAAATTGATCAAAAGTAAGCAAATTAATGCTGTGGCGACTACGGGTGGTTATATTGCAGCGCCGGCCATTGTGGCAGCCAAATTATGCGGCATTCCAGTAATTTTTCATGAATCTAACTTCATTCCTGGCAAAGTAACCACTTGGTTGGGTCGTTGGTGCAATAAAGTGGCGATTGGTTTTCGGGGCACAGCCAAATATTTGCCCAACTGTACAACGGTGTGGATCAGTACCCCTGTGCGAGAGCAGTTTTGCCAACCCCAGCCCTTAGACCTGTCCATCCCTGCGGGCAGACGTTTAATTGTGGTAGCAGGCGGTTCCCAGGGGGCAGTGACAGTAAACCAAAAAGTCCGTAGTTGTGTGCCGGCTTGGGTTAATGCGGGGGCATTTATTGTCCATTTAACCGGCAAGAACGATCCGGAGGCAGTCACCTTTAGCCATGACCATTATCTCTCCCTAGAATTTTTTGATAACATGGCGGCGCTTTTGCAGAGGGCAGACCTAGCCATTAGCAGAGCCGGAGCTGGCACCCTAACCGAACTGGCTGTCACGCAGACCCCCTCAATTTTAATTCCCTATCCCTTTGCGGCGGAAAATCATCAGATGTACAACGCCCAGGTATTTGTTGATGCGGGGGCGGCCCTAATGTTTGCCCAAAAATCCCTCACAGCGGCACAGTTGGAGCAAGCCGGGCTCGAACTCCTCCAGAATCCAGAAAAGTTGGCTACCATGGCCAAAGCTGCTGATCCATTGGCTGACCTCGATAGTGCAGAACAGTTAGCGGCGATCGTCCGGGCATCGGTGGAAAAATCCCGCTGA
- a CDS encoding diguanylate cyclase: MTTTELTAATLAQLQQEINRLQRENDDLHIALTTIAEHGDMIESLLNETNVKLRSEIVERQRAEAKLQNILSLISREKEDLEIIVETIMQHGDVVDAQWRQKLGETAELLNLDSLTQVSNRRHFDLHLAQQWERAMDDQGAIALVFCDIDHFKQFNDLYGHLSGDDCLRRIAKTLSSTLRNPFDLFARYGGEEFAVILPQVTGEAAQQIAKRMQSSLAMLEIPHHHSPTSEFVTMSFGIGRLYPQPGQSPLDLIAQADENLYKAKRQGRNCIVGH; the protein is encoded by the coding sequence ATGACTACGACAGAATTAACTGCGGCCACTCTAGCTCAACTTCAGCAAGAAATTAATCGGTTGCAACGGGAAAACGATGACCTTCATATTGCCTTGACCACGATCGCCGAACATGGGGACATGATCGAGTCATTGCTGAATGAAACCAATGTCAAGCTCAGAAGTGAAATTGTGGAACGACAGCGGGCAGAAGCGAAGTTACAAAATATCCTCAGCTTAATTTCCAGGGAAAAGGAAGACCTAGAGATTATTGTGGAAACCATCATGCAACATGGGGACGTGGTGGACGCCCAATGGCGACAAAAGCTAGGGGAAACGGCAGAACTCCTCAACCTCGATAGCCTCACCCAGGTATCCAACCGCCGTCACTTTGACCTCCATCTTGCCCAACAATGGGAACGGGCCATGGATGACCAAGGGGCGATCGCCTTAGTTTTTTGTGACATCGATCATTTCAAACAATTCAACGACCTCTATGGTCACCTCAGTGGGGATGACTGTTTACGGCGCATTGCCAAAACCCTCAGTTCCACCCTCCGCAACCCTTTCGATCTTTTTGCCCGCTACGGTGGCGAAGAATTTGCCGTAATTTTGCCCCAGGTGACCGGTGAAGCCGCCCAACAGATTGCCAAACGGATGCAATCATCCCTGGCCATGCTAGAGATTCCCCACCACCATTCCCCCACCAGCGAATTCGTCACCATGTCCTTTGGCATCGGTCGCCTGTATCCCCAGCCAGGGCAATCCCCCCTAGACCTAATTGCCCAAGCGGACGAAAATCTTTACAAGGCAAAACGCCAGGGCCGCAATTGTATTGTCGGCCATTGA
- a CDS encoding DUF3172 domain-containing protein: protein MARRPPPRYTPPPRPSYDRDYGPPPGKNPGKFSLGNINYGTIALLAGIFVLGIGVGIGFSSTASFSPENVASREVIDRSAPNAEVCVQFGSSAIVTDMRVFVTLNPFNVFVTQPVMQPGCVLRRNNWSILEREKLVDNRQVNDCKNRMNTFGFTGPLEGNPRIDCIYQNEAAGNLFTNQPGAVGPRPTTDKF from the coding sequence ATGGCCCGTAGACCCCCACCTCGTTATACTCCCCCCCCCCGTCCCAGCTATGACCGGGATTATGGCCCCCCACCAGGAAAAAACCCTGGCAAGTTCAGCTTAGGGAACATTAACTACGGCACGATCGCCTTGTTGGCTGGTATTTTTGTTTTGGGTATTGGGGTGGGCATTGGTTTTAGTTCCACCGCTAGCTTTAGCCCAGAAAATGTGGCCTCCAGGGAAGTCATTGACCGCAGTGCTCCCAATGCTGAAGTGTGTGTGCAGTTTGGCTCCAGCGCCATCGTCACCGATATGCGGGTGTTTGTGACCCTGAATCCCTTTAATGTGTTTGTGACTCAACCAGTGATGCAACCGGGCTGTGTGTTGCGCCGCAATAACTGGAGCATTTTGGAGCGGGAAAAATTGGTGGACAACCGCCAGGTCAATGATTGTAAAAATCGCATGAATACCTTTGGTTTCACCGGGCCTTTGGAAGGTAATCCCCGCATTGACTGTATTTACCAAAATGAAGCGGCGGGTAATTTGTTTACCAACCAACCAGGGGCTGTGGGGCCCAGGCCGACCACCGATAAGTTCTAG
- a CDS encoding DUF190 domain-containing protein: protein MYYAEQLTIYVTEGDRQGGKLLYQALIEEARQLGVAGTTVMRTAIGYGPQSPQIAVDWTIELAPQMIMILTVIDQPAAIAQYIPKLQALIKKGLVTKELVRVVHHAPVEKNENRETFAPVPEQFAMDNLNDSNNADHAADYEKLTIYVGEADQWQGKPVHLALIQEARRLGIVGATAVRGATGYGKNNEERVMLLGIIELSSDLPIVLTFIDRRGKIDQLFPIVQQVVQGGIVLRDQVEVVVHT from the coding sequence ATGTACTACGCTGAGCAATTGACCATTTACGTCACCGAAGGCGATCGCCAGGGGGGGAAACTTCTTTACCAGGCATTAATTGAGGAAGCCCGGCAGCTTGGTGTAGCGGGGACAACTGTAATGCGTACCGCCATCGGATACGGTCCCCAAAGTCCACAGATTGCCGTCGATTGGACCATCGAATTGGCCCCCCAAATGATTATGATTTTGACCGTCATTGATCAACCAGCGGCGATCGCCCAATATATTCCCAAACTGCAAGCTTTAATAAAAAAAGGTTTAGTCACCAAGGAATTGGTCAGGGTGGTACACCACGCCCCTGTGGAAAAGAATGAAAACCGAGAAACCTTTGCCCCTGTGCCTGAGCAATTTGCCATGGATAACTTGAATGATTCCAACAATGCCGATCACGCCGCAGACTATGAAAAATTAACCATCTATGTAGGGGAAGCGGACCAATGGCAGGGAAAGCCGGTGCATCTAGCCCTGATCCAAGAAGCTCGACGTTTGGGCATAGTGGGGGCCACAGCGGTGCGGGGGGCCACTGGCTACGGCAAAAATAACGAGGAGCGGGTGATGTTACTGGGCATCATCGAACTGTCTTCGGATTTGCCCATAGTGCTCACCTTCATCGATCGCCGGGGGAAAATTGACCAGCTTTTCCCCATAGTCCAGCAAGTGGTGCAGGGGGGCATTGTCCTGCGAGATCAGGTTGAAGTGGTGGTCCACACCTAG